AGATCGATGACGAGCATGACGAGGCCGAGGATCCTTCCGCGCAGATCGCGATCCAGTCCGACGGCCAGTACGTGGTCGACGCGCTGACCCCGATCGGCGACTTCAACGAACGCTTCGGTGCCACCTTCTCCGACGAGGACTACGACACCATCGGTGGCCTGGTCACCGAGGCCGTGGGCCACCTGCCGGAAGTCGGGGACGAACTGGCGCTGGACCGCTTCATGTTCCGCGTAGCCCGCGCCGATGCGCGCCGGGTGCAGGCCTTCCATGTGACCGTGCTGCCGCCGGACGCGCAGGACGACGCTTGAAGCGCCGCGGCCTGCGCCTGACGCTGTGGCTGGCACTGTGCGTGCTGGCCATGGCCCTGCCGCTGGCCGCCTTCGCGCAGCCGGCGGCGGCCACGCCTGCTGCGCCCGGCACCGGCGCCGAGTCCCCTGCGCCTCGCATCGGCGTGGTCACCATGCAACCGGGCACAGTGTTCTTCGAGCGATTCGGCCACGACGCCATCGTCGTGGTCGATCCGCTCAGCGGCGAAGCGACCTCGTACAACTTCGGGTACTTCGATCCGTCCGAGGACGATTTCATCAGCCGCTTCGCGCGCGGCGACATGATGTATTACCTGGTGGCGCTGCCGCTGCAGCAGGACCTGTCGTACTACGACGAGACCGGCCGTGGCGCCAGCGTGCAGTGGCTGGACCTGCGCCCGGACCAGGCGCGCGCACTGGCCGCCGACCTGGCCGAACGGGCCAAGCCGGAAAACGCGCGTTACCACTACGATTACTACACCGCCAACTGCGCCACGATGGTGCGCGACACCGTGGACAAGGCACTGGGTGGCGGCCTGCAGTCACAGCTGGCCGGTCGCTCGCGCGGCAACACCTACCGCAGCGAATCGGTGCGCCTGGCCTCGCCGGCGCCGTGGATGTGGCTGGGCTTCGACGTCGGCCTGGGGCCGTTCGCCGACCAGCCACTGTCGCGCTGGCAGGAAGCATTCGTGCCGATGCGCCTGGCCGATGCCCTGCGCCAGGCGCGCAACAGCGATGGCCGGCCGCTGGTGCAGTCCGAACAGGAACTGCTGCCGCACCGCATCGCCCCGGAGCCGAAGGAGTTCGCGCGCCGTTGGTGGCCGTGGCTCCTGTGCGGCCTGGTGATCGCCGCCGGCGTGCTGGCGCTGCGTCGCCGTCCGCGCCTGCTGGCCGGACTGGCGCTGCCGTTCTGGCTGCTGTGTGCCCTGTTCGGTGGCGTGCTGGTGTTCCTGTGGGGCTTCAGCATCCACTACGCCGCGTGGGCCAACCGCAACCTGCTGCTGCTTTCGCCGCTGGCCGTGCTGCTGCTGCCGGGTGCGATCGCCCTGCTGAGCCGGCGCGTGCCGGGGCGCATGTTCAGGCTGGTGCTGTGGCTGCTGGCAGTGCAGGCCGTGGCCGCTCTGGTGCTGCACTGGCTGAGCCTGCAGGCGCAGTACAACGTGCAGTGGATCGTGCTGCTGCTGCCGGTGCACGTCGCCCTGGCGTGGGTGCTGGCGCGTCGTCCTCACTTGTCCGAAACACGGCCCTGACGCACGATGGCGGGCATGTCATTGCCCGCCTCCGCTTCCGCCCCGGCTTCGGCCAACCCTACCTGCGTCATCAACTGCGTCCACTACGATGACGAGGGCAAGCGCCACGACATCAGCCTGGACGCCATCAGCGATGTCATTGCCAGCGGCAACGGCTTCGTCTGGGTCGGCCTGTACGACCCCAACGAAGACGTGCTGCTGAAACTGCAGGAAGAATTCTGCCTGCACGACCTGGCCATCGAGGATGCGCGCAATGCGCACCAGCGGCCCAAGGTCGAGACCTACGGCAATTCGCTGTTCGTGGTGGTGACCACCGCGCAGATGGTCGACGAGCGCATCCAGTATGGCGAAACCCACGCCTTCCTCGGCCCGCGCTTCCTGGTGACGGTGCGCCACGGTGCCTCGCTGTCCTACGCCCCGGTACGCGCGCGGGTGGAACGCGAGCCGCAGCTGCTGAAGATGGGCCCGTCGTACTGCCTGTACGCGGTGACCGACTTCGTGGTCGACAACTACCTGCCCATCGTGCACCGCTTCCGCGACACTCTGGACCTGCTGGAAAAGGACATCTTCGCCGACACCTACAAGCGCAGCACCGTGGTGCGGCTGTATGAGCTCAAGCGCGAACTGAACAAGATGCGCATGGCGGTGGCACCGCTGCAGGATGTGCTGGCCCAGATCCGGCGCTACCAGGGTGACCTGATTCCCGACGAAGTGAAGCTGTACGTGCGCGACGTGCATGACCATGCGGTGCGCATCAGCGACGTGATCGACACCCTGCGCGAGATGCTGGGCACTGCGCTGAGCGTGAACCTGTCGCTGGTGACACTGGCACAGGGCGAGACGGTGAAGCGGCTGGGTGCCTGGGCCGCGCTGCTGGCCGCGCCGACACTGATCACCAGCTGGTACGGCATGAACTTCAGCCACATGCCGGAGCTGAGTGAGCCGTGGTCGTACCCGTTGATGATCGTTGGCGTGGGCGGTGTGTGCGTGGGCCTGTACCGGTTGTTCAAGCGCGCGAAGTGGTTGTGACCCGCATTCTTTAGAGTCGAGCCATGCTCGACTGCTGTGCGCAATGCAGCCGAGCATGGGCTCGGCTCTACACAGGCGACCGCATCAAGCGACGTAGACCGTCTTGATGTTCATGAACTCATGGATGCCGTGGTCGGCCAGTTCGCGACCGAAACCGGACTGCTTGCTGCCGCCGAACGGCAACCGCGCGTCGCTCTTGACGATGGCGTTGACGAATGCGGCGCCGCATTCCATGCGCTGAGCGAAACGTTCAACGCGCACCGGGTCGCGCGTCCACACGCTGCCGCCCAGGCCGAAACGGGTGTCGTTGGCCACGCGCAGTGCCTCGGCCTCATCCTTCACCCGGATCACCGCGGCAACCGGACCGAACAGTTCTTCATCGTAGGCCGGCATGCCCGGCCCCACTTGGTCGAGCACGGTGGCCGGATAGCCGGCATGCGTACCGGCAATCGGCTCGCCACCGACCAGCACACGTGCGCCCTTGGCGACGCTGGCCTGCACCTGCTTGTGCAGTTCGTCACGTAGGTCGGCGCGCGCCATTGGCGCCAGCGTGGTGCCCCGCTCATCGGGATCGCCGTACTGGCGCTCACCCGCCGCTTCCACAAAGCGACGGGTGAATTCATCGGCCACCGCATCGACCACGATGAAGCGCTTGGCCGCAATGCAGGTCTGCCCGCTGTTATCGAAGCGTGACTTCACTGCCGCCGCCACGGTTTTGTCGAGGTCGGCATCGTCGAGCACCACGAAGGCGTCACTGCCACCCAGCTCCATCACCGACTTCTTCAACTGGCTGCCGGCGTTGGAGGCGATCGAGCGCCCTGCCCGTTCGCTGCCGGTCAGCGTCACCGCCTTCACCCGTGCGTCGCGCAGCACGTCGGCGGCCTGGTCGTTGTCGATGTGCAGCACATCGAAAACGCCGTCCGGCAGGCCACCATCACGACACACCGCCAGGATCAGGTCGGCGCACTGCGGTACGTTGCTGGCGTGCTTGAGCAGGGCCACGTTGCCGGCCATGAACGCCGGGGCCAGGAAACGAAACACCTGCCAGATCGGAAAATTCCACGGCATCACCGCGAACACGCAGCCGATCGGCTCGTAGCGCACATAGCTGCGCTGGGCTTCGGTGTCGATCAGCTGCGGCTTGAGGTAGTCGGCAGCATGGTCGGCGTAGTACTCGCAGGCGGCGGCGCACTTGTCGACCTCGGCCAGCGCCTCGGCCTTGAGCTTGCCCATCTCGTGGGTCATCGCCTGCTGCAGGTCGTCGCGACGCGCGCGCAGCTGCGCCGGGATCCGGCGCAGGATGGCGCCGCGGTCCTGCAACGAGCGCTCGGCCCAGCCCGGAAATGCATCGGCAGCGGCCTGCAGGCGCTGCTCGATGTCGGCAGCGCCCATCAGTTCATGGCGGTAGGTCACCTGTCCGGTGGCCGGGTCGACGATCTCGACGGTCATGGGGGATCTCCTTCTGGAAGACCCCCATTGTGCGCCGCCGGCCGTGAGCCGGATGTGGCTGCGGCGTCAGCCGTTGTCCTGCCGCGCCAGCTGCAGGTCGCGCTGGCGCCGCTTCTCCGCACGCGCATTGATGTACCAGCCGATCACCGCGGCGACCGACACCGCCGACACCAGCAGCGTGGCCAACGCATTGATCTTCGGGCTGATGCCCATGCGCACCGACGCGAACACCTTCATCGGCAGCGTGGTCGAGCCCGGCGTGGCGACGAAGCTCGCCACCACCACGTCATCCAGCGACAGGGTGAAGGCCAGCAGCCAGCCCGCCACCAGCGCCGGCGCGATGATCGGCAGGGTGATGCGGCCGAACACGGTCAGCCGGCTCGCGCCCAGGTCCATCGCCGCTTCTTCCAGCGACAGGTCCATTTCCTGCAGGCGCGAGGACACCACCACCGTGACGAAGCACAGCGTGAAGGTGACGTGGGCGATCCAGATGGTGGTCAGGCCGCGTGCCGGGAAGCCGGGAATCGCGCCCATCGAGGCCAGCAGCGCCATCAGCGAGAAGCCCAGGATCACGTCCGGCATCACCAGCGGTGCGGTGACCAGCGCGCCGAACAGCGGCTTGCCGCGGAAGCGCTTGAAGCGGGTCATCACCATCGCCGCCAGCGTGCCCAGCACGGTGGCGGTGCAGGCGGTCCAGAACGCCACCACCAGGCTGGTCCACATCGCATCCATCAACGCGCGGTCGGCGAACAGGTCGCTGTAGGCACGGGTGGAGAAGCCGGCCCAGACCATCGCCAGCCGCGAGCTGTTGAACGAATAGAACATCAACAGCAGGATCGGAAGGTACAGGAAGGCGAAGCCGAGCAGCAGCACGCCCAGCCCCAGGCCCTTGGCAGTGCGCGGGCTCATGCCTGCTTCCCTTCCAGCAGGCGCTGCTGGGAACGGTTGAACAACAGGATCGGCACCAGCAGCAACAGGATCATCGCCACCGCCATCGCCGAGGCGCCCGGCCAGTTGCGGTTGTTGAAGAACTCGTTCCACAGTTGGCGGCCCACCATCAGCGTCTCCGAGCCACCCAGCATTTCCGGGATCACGAATTCACCGATCGCCGGAATCATCACCAGCATGCAACCGGCGATGATGCCCGCCTTCGACAACGGCAGGGTGATGCGCAGGAAGGCCTGCCACGGCTTGGCGCCAAGGTCGTAGGCCGCTTCCAGCAGGCGGTGGTCATGCTTGACCAGGTTGGCGTACAGCGGCAGCACCATGAACGGCAGGTAGCAATAGACGATGCCGATGTAGGCGGCGGTCGGCGTATCGATCAGCTGCAGCTTGGGCAGGCCCAGGCTGGTCATCAGCGACTGCAGGCCAGTGAACTGCAGGAACTGGTCGAGCAGGCCGTTGCGGTCCAGGATCGCCTTCCACGCATACACGCGGATCAGGAACGAGGTCCACGACGGCAGCACCACCAGCATCATCGCCACGTTGCGTGCTGCCGGTGAAAGGCGGGCGATGGCATAGGCCATCGGGTAGCCGATCAGCAGGGTCAGGAAGGTGGAGATCGCCGCGATCTTGATCGAGCTGAGGAACGCCTGCGCATAGATCGAATCACGGAACAGCGCCAGGTAGTTTTCAAGGTTCAGCTTCAGCGAGAAGCCGCCGTCCACGTACTGCAGCAGCCAGGTATACGGCGGCGAGCCGACCCGGCTGAGCGAGAAGCTGATCATCAGCACGATCAGGAACGGCACTGCAAAGAACAGCAGCAGCCACAGGTACGGAATGCCGATCACCGTGGCACGCAGCCCCGGCAGCCAGCGCTTCAGGCCGGCCGTGCTCATGAGGTCAGCACCACGCCGTCATTGTCGCGCCAGTGCACCCACACGCTGTCGCCCCAGGTCAGGCCATCGCTGGCCCAGCGCTGCGAGTTGGCGAAGTTGGCCAGCACCTTGGCACCGCTGGGCAGGCGCACGTGGTAGACCGAGTGGCTGCCGAAATAGGCGATGTCCTCGATCACCCCCTGGGCCTTGTTGGTGTGCCCTTCCGGCTCGTCCTTGCCGATCATCACCTTCTCCGGGCGCAGCGCGAACGCGACCGGCTGCCCTTCATAGCCCGTGATGCCATGGGCGATGTAGATCGGCGCCGGGAACAGCGGCGAGCGCACGGTGACGTACTCGGGCAGGTCCTCGTCGATCACCCCGTCGAACAGGTTGACCGAACCGATGAACTCGGCGACGAAGCGGTTGGCCGGCTGCTCGTAGACCTCGTCGGGCTTGCCGACCTGCTGGATCCAGCCGGCATCCATCACCGCGATGCGGGTGGCCATGGTCATCGCTTCTTCCTGGTCGTGGGTGACCATCACGCAGGTCACGCCCGACGATTCGATGATGCTGACCAGTTCCAGCTGCATCTGCGAGCGCAGCTTCTTGTCCAGTGCGCCCATCGGCTCGTCCAGCAACAGCAGCTTCGGCCCCTTGGCCAGCGACCGCGCCAGCGCCACGCGCTGCTGCTGGCCACCGGACAGCTGGTGCGGCTTGCGCTTGCCCAGGTGGCCCATCTGCACCAGGTCGAGCATCTCGCCGACGCGCTTGCTGATCGCATCCTTGCCCAGGCCGTCCTGCTTCAGGCCGAAGGCGATGTTCTGCTCGACCGTCATGTGCGGGAACAGGGCATAGGACTGGAACATCATGTTGACCGGCCGCTGGTACGGCGGCAGCGCGTCCAGGCGCTGGCCATCGAGGGTGATGCTGCCCTTGGTGGGCGTCTCGAAGCCGCCGAGGCAGCGCAGCAGGGTCGATTTGCCGCTGCCGGAGCCACCGAGCAGGGCAAAGATCTCGCCCTTGCGCACGTCCAGATTGACGTCGTCGACGGCGACGAAACCGTCGAATTCCTTGCGCAAATCACGAATGGAGAGATAGCCGGGCGCACCGGTCGTGTCGACGACGGCGGCTACCGGCTGGGCTTCAACGGGCATGGGGGCTCCGGGAGCGGGCGGTGGACAGCGGCGGCCATTCTAACGGCCGGGGGCCGAAGGGGATATGACGGCAGCAGGTGGAACCGGCCGGTGGGCGGCCTCGGGGCCCCGAGGGGTGTCGGTTTTCCCCCGCCATGGTGGCCTGTGCGCCGGAAGGCCCGGGCTCTCCTCGACGCCCGGGTGGCCGTCCCGGCCAGACACCACGGCCGGCAGCCCGATCTGCAACATTTTTCAGAACGGGATCCATTGAAAGCCCGGGACATTCCCCGCGCAATGCCCCGGATCTAGGCCTTGCATGGACCGACCCTGGTGATTTCCCCGGACAGCCCTTCCCCTTTCCCGCCCCGCCTGCCGGGTTGCCTGCCTGCACGGTTGCCGCTGGCCATCATCGGCGCCGGCCAGGCCGGGTTGTCCCTCAGCGCACTCCTGCAGGAGGCCGGCGTCGAGCATCGCGTGCTGGAGGCCGAAACCGTGGGCGCCAGCTGGCAGCGGCGCTGGGATTCGTTCCAGACCAACACCGCCAACGCGACCATGGCCCTGCACGGTCATGCCTATTCGGGCGATGACCCGGAAGGCTTCATGGGCGCCCCGGAGGTGATCCGCCGGCTCCGCGACTATGCCGACGAGCGCGTGTTGCCGATCAGCGAAGGGTGCGCGGTACATCGGGTCGCGCCCGAGTGCGGCGGCTATGCCATCGACAGCAGCCAGGGGCTGATCCATGCCCGCGCGGTGGTGGTCGCGACCGGTGAGTACCGCCGTGCGCGGATGCCCCGGGTCCCCTTCGCGCCCGGGCCCGGCCTTGCCGTGCTGCACTCGGGCGACTACCGCAGCGCCCGCCAGCTGCCCGATGGCGCCGTGCTGGTCATCGGCGGTGGGCAGTCCGGCGCGCAGATCGCCCAGGACCTGCGCGACAGCGGTCGCAGCGTGTACTGGTCACTGGCCCAGCGTCATTCGCATACCCGCAGGCTGCGCGGCAAGGACTCGATGACCTGGTGGGACATGGCCGGGCGCATCCACCAGCATGTGAGTGAAGCGGCGGGCGTGCTGGCCGGCGAACCGGATGCGCTGCGCAAGGCGCGTACCGCGGAGTTCCCGCTCATTTCCGGCAAGGGAAGCGGCGGCCTGGGCAGCTCGATCAGCCTGCTGGCGATGCACCGCGCGGGCATCAGGCTGCTGGGCCGGTTGCAGGGCTTCGATGGAAACATCGCCCGCTTCGCCGATGTCCGCCCGCAGCTGCGCACCGCGATCGAGGCGACGCGGGCCGAATACGCCTATCTCGATTCGCTGGCCAGCACGTACTACGCCACGCGTCCCGAGCCACGCACCGACGATGCCCGCTACATTCCGGAGGAGGTCTATCTGCACTGGGAACCGGACGCATCCCCGCGCGAACTGGACCTGCAGGCCGCAGGCATCCGCTCGGTGGTGCTGGCCACCGGCTTCGTCGCCGAATGGCCCTGGCTCGACGTACCGGGCGCGCTGGATGCACATGGCTACCCGCTGGGCGAGTTCGGTGTTTCACCGCAACCGGGGCTGTTCTTCATCGGCATGCACAACCTGCAGCGGATGAGTTCGTCGTTCCTGTGCAACGGCGGTCGCGATGCATGCGACCTGCTGCCTGCCATCCTGCAGCACCTTGGCCGGAGCGACAGGGTCGACTCCGACGCAGGGTAAGGCAGCCGCCGGGCATGGCCCGGCGGCTACCCGCGCCGCTTACCGGCCGGTCTTCACCTCGGTCCACAGCCGGGTGTAGAGCTTGTCGGTCTCCGGCGTGTTGATCGAGTACGTGAACATCTTCTCGGCCACATCGGCCGGCGGGTAGATGGTCGGGTCGGTACGGATCGCCTCGTCCACCAGCGGGGTCGCGGTCGGCACCGGGTTGGCGTAATGGATGAAGTTGGTGTTGGCCGCGGCAACCTTCGGCTGCAGCAGGTAGTTGATGAACGCGTACGCGGCTTCCGGATGCTTGGCGTCCTTCGGGATCGCCAGCATGTCGAACCACTGCGGGGCGCCTTCCTTCGGGATCGAATAGGCCACATGCACGCCATTGCTGGCTTCCTCGGCGCGGTCGCGGGCCTGGATGATGTCACCCGACCAGCCGACCACCAGACAGGTGCCACCGTTGGCCAGCGAACCCACGTACTGCGAGGAGTGGAAGTTCTGCACGTACGGGCGGATCGACTTCAGCAGGTCGGCCGCCTTCTGCAGCTCGGCCGGGTCGCCGCTGTGCGGGTCCAGGCCCAGGTAGTGCAGCGCGATCGGGATCATGTCCGCCGGCGTGTCCAGGATGGTCACGCCGCAGTCCTTCATCTTGCTGATGTTCTCCGGCTTGAACACCAGGTCCCAGCTGTTGGCGATGTCTGTACTGCCACCGAAACGCTGCTTCAGCATCTCCACGTTGTAGCCGATGCCGGTGGTACCGATCATGTACGGCACGCCGTACTGGTTGCCCGGGTCCTGGGTGGCGATGCGCTTCATCACCGCCGGATCGAGGTTGGCCAGGTTCGGGATCCTGCTCTTGTCCAGCGGCAGGAACACGCCGGCCTGGATCTGGCGCCCGAAGAAGTTCAGGGTCGGCACCACCACGTCGTAGCCGCTGTTGCCGGCCAGCAGCTTGGTCTCGACCATCTCGTCGCTGTCGAACACATCGTAGGTCACCTTGATGCCGCTCTCCTTCTCGAAGATCGGGATGGTGTCCTCGGCGATGTAATCGCTGTAGTTGTAGACGTTCAGGACCTGGCTGTCCTGCGCGCCGCCGTTGCCACCGCCACAGGCGGCAAGCATGGCGGAGGCCAGGCCGAGCGTGAGGATACGCAGCTTCATCGGGTGCTCCAGAATGCGGGAAGGGGGGGCCGGCGGGGCCGGCGACGGGTGCCAGCCTACCCCCCGGCGGCGGATTTTTCTATTCCAGATGCTCAGACGTTCAGCAGCAGGAACTCGCGCTCCCACGAGCTGATGACACGGAAAAAGGTCTCGTATTCCTTGCGCTTCACCGAGATGTAGGCCCGGCAGAAGCGCTCGCCCAGCAGGGCCTGCAGCTCGCTGCACTGCTCCAGCCCATCCAGCGCTTCGCCCAGCGAGCGCGGCAGGTTGTAGCCCAGTTCCTTGGCACTGCCGGTCACCGGCGCGTCCGGTGCCAGCCGCTCGCGGATGCCAAGCAGGCCGCAGGCCAGGGTCGCGGCCATCGCCAGGTAGGGGTTGGCGTCGGAGCCGGCGAAACGGCTCTCCACGCGCATGTTTTCCGGCGTGTCCAGCGGCACGCGCAGGCCGCAGGTGCGGTTGTCGAAGCCCCAGTGCACGTTGCTCGGCGAGACTTCGCCGAACACCAGCCGGCGGTAGGAATTGACGTTCGGCGCGAAGAACGCCATCGCCTGCGGCGCGTACTTCTGCAGGCCGCCCAGATAGTGGCCGAACACCGGGCTGAACTCGCCTTCAGCATCGGTATCACCGGCGAACACATTGCTGCCGTCGCTCACCCGCACCAGGCTCTGGTGGATGTGCATGGCACTGCCCGGCTCGTTCTCCATCGGCTTGGCCAGGAACGTGGCATACACGCCGTGGCGCATCGCCGCCTCGCGCATGGTGCGCTTGAACAGGAACACCTGGTCGGCCAGGTCCATCGCATCGGCGTGGGTGAAATTGACCTCCAGCTGCGCCGCGCCGGACTCATGGATCAACGTGTCCACGTCCAGCTTCATCGCATCGGCGTAGTCGTACATCAGGTCGAGGATCGGGTCGAATTCGTTGACCGCGTCAATCGAGTACGACTGCCGCGCCGTCTCCGGGCGCCCGGAGCGGCCGGCCGGTGGCAGCAGCGGGAAGTCCGGGTCGGTGTTCTTCTGCACCAGGAAGAACTCCAGCTCCGGCGCCACCACCGGGCGTAGGCCCAACTCGGCGTAGGCTGCCAGCACGCGGCGCAGCACATTGCGCGGTGCCAGTTCGTGCGGCTCACCGTTCTTGGTGTAGCAATCGTGGATGACCTGCGCGGTGGCATCGGCCGCCCACGGCACCATGCGCACCGTGTCAGGATCGGGGCGCAGCATCATGTCCGAGTCCGACGGCGAGGTCAGCTCGTAGTAGTCATCAGGGAACTCGCCGGTGACGGTGGTGGCGAAGATGCCTTCGGGCAGCCGCGTACCGTAGTCGTGCGAGAACTTGTCGGCGGGAATGATCTTGCCGCGCGCGTTGCCGGTGATGTCCGGCACCAGGCATTCGACCTCGGTGATGCGCCGCTCCTTCAACCAGCGCAGCAGGCTGCTTTCCTGCGGTGCGGGGGGCGTAGCCGTCTTGCGCGGGCGCGTTCGGGAACTCATCGGGAATCCAGTCGGTTCTGTTGGTGCTGCCGGCAAGCTTGGCCGAACGCACGGAAAATAACGTGATAGAACGGCGAATCCATGACACGCCACTCCGGGTGCCACTGTACGCCGAGCACGAAACGATGGCGTGTGCTGCGCGCCGCCTCGACCAGTCCATCATCGGCCACGGCCTCGACCTGCAGCCCGTGCGCCAGTCGATCGATACCCTGCCCGTGAACGGAATTGACCTGTGCGCGGTCGCCACCCTGCCACTGCGCCAGCCAACCATCAACCGCCAGGGCGACCGCATGGACCGGCCCATACTGCACCTCAACCGGCGCCTGCGGGTCTTCACGATGATCCGACAGACCCGGTACCGCGTGCACCTGCGGATGCAGCGTGCCACCCAGCGCAACGTTCAACTCCTGGAAGCCGCGGCAGATCGCCAGCACCGGCAGGTCCAACGCCAGCGCCTCGTGCAGCAGTGCGAAGGCGCTGGCATCGCGGGCCGGATCATGCGGGTTCCCCGGCCAACTGCGGCCGCCTTCGTAGTGTTGTGGTTCGATGTTGCTGACCGCACCGGTCAGCAGCAGGCCATCGAGGCCGTGCAGCCAGTCGGCGGGCGGCAGCGGTGGCTGCAGGCTGGGCAGTATCACCGGGGTAACGTCGGCCGCCTCAACCAACGCACGCACGTACTTCTCGCCGGCCACCGCGAAACGATGATGGCCGAGCACGGTGCTGTCGGTGGGCAGCCCCACCCAGGGCAGGCGACGCATGGAAAACTCCTTGGCGTGCCGACACGTTACCCGCCTGTCCGCAATGGGGGCAAGTCATCGCCGTCACGCCACGGCCGTCGCGCATCGGTGAAACTACGCGGGTGAACGCTGATCGACCTGCCCCGCTCCGTCCTGCCGCCCTGCGCCCGCGAGGCCAGCAGTGAGCGCCGCCTTCCCGCCCAGCTGGTACGCAGCCAGCCTGCCCGAGCCGCCCGCACTGCCTCCGTTGCAGGGTGACGTACATGCCGATGTCGCGGTGCTAGGCGCCGGCTATACCGGCCTCACTGCTGCGCTGGAACTGGCCGCGCGCGGCCAGCGCGTGGTGCTGCTGGAGGCGCAGCGGATCGGCTGGGGCGCCTCCGGCCG
This genomic window from Stenotrophomonas maltophilia contains:
- a CDS encoding DUF4105 domain-containing protein, which encodes MKRRGLRLTLWLALCVLAMALPLAAFAQPAAATPAAPGTGAESPAPRIGVVTMQPGTVFFERFGHDAIVVVDPLSGEATSYNFGYFDPSEDDFISRFARGDMMYYLVALPLQQDLSYYDETGRGASVQWLDLRPDQARALAADLAERAKPENARYHYDYYTANCATMVRDTVDKALGGGLQSQLAGRSRGNTYRSESVRLASPAPWMWLGFDVGLGPFADQPLSRWQEAFVPMRLADALRQARNSDGRPLVQSEQELLPHRIAPEPKEFARRWWPWLLCGLVIAAGVLALRRRPRLLAGLALPFWLLCALFGGVLVFLWGFSIHYAAWANRNLLLLSPLAVLLLPGAIALLSRRVPGRMFRLVLWLLAVQAVAALVLHWLSLQAQYNVQWIVLLLPVHVALAWVLARRPHLSETRP
- a CDS encoding magnesium and cobalt transport protein CorA, translated to MAGMSLPASASAPASANPTCVINCVHYDDEGKRHDISLDAISDVIASGNGFVWVGLYDPNEDVLLKLQEEFCLHDLAIEDARNAHQRPKVETYGNSLFVVVTTAQMVDERIQYGETHAFLGPRFLVTVRHGASLSYAPVRARVEREPQLLKMGPSYCLYAVTDFVVDNYLPIVHRFRDTLDLLEKDIFADTYKRSTVVRLYELKRELNKMRMAVAPLQDVLAQIRRYQGDLIPDEVKLYVRDVHDHAVRISDVIDTLREMLGTALSVNLSLVTLAQGETVKRLGAWAALLAAPTLITSWYGMNFSHMPELSEPWSYPLMIVGVGGVCVGLYRLFKRAKWL
- a CDS encoding NAD-dependent succinate-semialdehyde dehydrogenase is translated as MTVEIVDPATGQVTYRHELMGAADIEQRLQAAADAFPGWAERSLQDRGAILRRIPAQLRARRDDLQQAMTHEMGKLKAEALAEVDKCAAACEYYADHAADYLKPQLIDTEAQRSYVRYEPIGCVFAVMPWNFPIWQVFRFLAPAFMAGNVALLKHASNVPQCADLILAVCRDGGLPDGVFDVLHIDNDQAADVLRDARVKAVTLTGSERAGRSIASNAGSQLKKSVMELGGSDAFVVLDDADLDKTVAAAVKSRFDNSGQTCIAAKRFIVVDAVADEFTRRFVEAAGERQYGDPDERGTTLAPMARADLRDELHKQVQASVAKGARVLVGGEPIAGTHAGYPATVLDQVGPGMPAYDEELFGPVAAVIRVKDEAEALRVANDTRFGLGGSVWTRDPVRVERFAQRMECGAAFVNAIVKSDARLPFGGSKQSGFGRELADHGIHEFMNIKTVYVA
- a CDS encoding ABC transporter permease subunit, translating into MSPRTAKGLGLGVLLLGFAFLYLPILLLMFYSFNSSRLAMVWAGFSTRAYSDLFADRALMDAMWTSLVVAFWTACTATVLGTLAAMVMTRFKRFRGKPLFGALVTAPLVMPDVILGFSLMALLASMGAIPGFPARGLTTIWIAHVTFTLCFVTVVVSSRLQEMDLSLEEAAMDLGASRLTVFGRITLPIIAPALVAGWLLAFTLSLDDVVVASFVATPGSTTLPMKVFASVRMGISPKINALATLLVSAVSVAAVIGWYINARAEKRRQRDLQLARQDNG
- a CDS encoding ABC transporter permease subunit; protein product: MSTAGLKRWLPGLRATVIGIPYLWLLLFFAVPFLIVLMISFSLSRVGSPPYTWLLQYVDGGFSLKLNLENYLALFRDSIYAQAFLSSIKIAAISTFLTLLIGYPMAYAIARLSPAARNVAMMLVVLPSWTSFLIRVYAWKAILDRNGLLDQFLQFTGLQSLMTSLGLPKLQLIDTPTAAYIGIVYCYLPFMVLPLYANLVKHDHRLLEAAYDLGAKPWQAFLRITLPLSKAGIIAGCMLVMIPAIGEFVIPEMLGGSETLMVGRQLWNEFFNNRNWPGASAMAVAMILLLLVPILLFNRSQQRLLEGKQA
- a CDS encoding ABC transporter ATP-binding protein, which codes for MPVEAQPVAAVVDTTGAPGYLSIRDLRKEFDGFVAVDDVNLDVRKGEIFALLGGSGSGKSTLLRCLGGFETPTKGSITLDGQRLDALPPYQRPVNMMFQSYALFPHMTVEQNIAFGLKQDGLGKDAISKRVGEMLDLVQMGHLGKRKPHQLSGGQQQRVALARSLAKGPKLLLLDEPMGALDKKLRSQMQLELVSIIESSGVTCVMVTHDQEEAMTMATRIAVMDAGWIQQVGKPDEVYEQPANRFVAEFIGSVNLFDGVIDEDLPEYVTVRSPLFPAPIYIAHGITGYEGQPVAFALRPEKVMIGKDEPEGHTNKAQGVIEDIAYFGSHSVYHVRLPSGAKVLANFANSQRWASDGLTWGDSVWVHWRDNDGVVLTS
- a CDS encoding flavin-containing monooxygenase, which translates into the protein MHGPTLVISPDSPSPFPPRLPGCLPARLPLAIIGAGQAGLSLSALLQEAGVEHRVLEAETVGASWQRRWDSFQTNTANATMALHGHAYSGDDPEGFMGAPEVIRRLRDYADERVLPISEGCAVHRVAPECGGYAIDSSQGLIHARAVVVATGEYRRARMPRVPFAPGPGLAVLHSGDYRSARQLPDGAVLVIGGGQSGAQIAQDLRDSGRSVYWSLAQRHSHTRRLRGKDSMTWWDMAGRIHQHVSEAAGVLAGEPDALRKARTAEFPLISGKGSGGLGSSISLLAMHRAGIRLLGRLQGFDGNIARFADVRPQLRTAIEATRAEYAYLDSLASTYYATRPEPRTDDARYIPEEVYLHWEPDASPRELDLQAAGIRSVVLATGFVAEWPWLDVPGALDAHGYPLGEFGVSPQPGLFFIGMHNLQRMSSSFLCNGGRDACDLLPAILQHLGRSDRVDSDAG
- a CDS encoding polyamine ABC transporter substrate-binding protein, with protein sequence MKLRILTLGLASAMLAACGGGNGGAQDSQVLNVYNYSDYIAEDTIPIFEKESGIKVTYDVFDSDEMVETKLLAGNSGYDVVVPTLNFFGRQIQAGVFLPLDKSRIPNLANLDPAVMKRIATQDPGNQYGVPYMIGTTGIGYNVEMLKQRFGGSTDIANSWDLVFKPENISKMKDCGVTILDTPADMIPIALHYLGLDPHSGDPAELQKAADLLKSIRPYVQNFHSSQYVGSLANGGTCLVVGWSGDIIQARDRAEEASNGVHVAYSIPKEGAPQWFDMLAIPKDAKHPEAAYAFINYLLQPKVAAANTNFIHYANPVPTATPLVDEAIRTDPTIYPPADVAEKMFTYSINTPETDKLYTRLWTEVKTGR